From a single Pseudopipra pipra isolate bDixPip1 chromosome 7, bDixPip1.hap1, whole genome shotgun sequence genomic region:
- the LOC135417647 gene encoding basic helix-loop-helix transcription factor scleraxis-like — protein sequence MFVHPARRPESITPVDAGAARPGGRQADESPGAGTAPRHPALRPGREGRSGGFPAGAAAERRSRDRLIPTRPADRRLSKVETLRLAASYISHLANVLLLQQRRHDEGVDAEQPCPQNPQPRESPQPCSPPGSSTPRPICTFCLSEQRQRHREGEKPPAGPAVSGH from the exons ATGTTTGTACACCCTGCGAGGAGACCAGAGTCGATCACACCGGTGGATGCGGGAGCCGCCCGGCCTGGAGGGCGCCAGGCAGACGAGTCCCCCGGGGCCGGCACAGCTCCCCGTCACCCCGCGCTCCGCCCTGGGCGGGAGGGGAGGAGCGGGGGGTTTCCCGCGGGAGCCGCTGCCGAGCGCAGGAGCCGCGACAG GCTCATCCCCACCCGGCCCGCCGACCGCCGCCTGTCCAAGGTGGAGACGCTGCGCCTGGCGGCCAGCTACATCTCGCACCTGGCCAacgtgctgctgctgcagcagcgcCGGCACGACGAGGGGGTGGACGCTGAGCAGCCCTGCCCGCAGAACCCGCAGCCCCGTGAGTCCCCGCAGCCCTGCTCGCCACCGGGCAGCTCCACGCCGCGGCCCATCTGCACCTTCTGCCTCAGCGAGCAGCGGCAGCGG CACCGAGAAGGAGAGAAACCGCCAGCTGGTCCAGCAGTGAGCGGGCACTGA